The following are encoded in a window of Acinonyx jubatus isolate Ajub_Pintada_27869175 chromosome D4, VMU_Ajub_asm_v1.0, whole genome shotgun sequence genomic DNA:
- the LOC106989369 gene encoding torsin-1B yields the protein MAVPRERRACGAEVTQPEVRPRLRGLGARCRGWRTASGAMPRAAGLGRAAALGPLLAAHVVAAIEPISVGIALGAASALTGYLSYTDLYCRFAECCREEQRLNASALKLELEEKLFGQHLATEVILKALTGFKNNKNPKKPLTLSLHGWAGTGKNFVSQIVAENLHSKGLKSNFVHLFVSTLHFPHEQHIKLYQDQLQGWIRGNVSACASSVFIFDEMDKLHPGVIDAIKPFLDYYEQVDGVSYRKAIFMFLSNAGGDLITKTALDFWRAGRKREDIQLKDLEPVLSVGVFNNKHSGLWRSGLIDRNLIDYFIPFLPLEYKHVKMCVRAEMRARGSAVDEDIVTRVAEEMTFFPKGEKIYSDKGCKTVQSRLDFH from the exons ATGGCCGTCCCGAGGGAGAGGCGGGCCTGCGGGGCGGAAGTGACGCAGCCGGAAGTCCGGCCGCGGCTTCGCGGCCTGGGAGCGCGGTGCAGAGGTTGGCGGACTGCGAGCGGGGCGATGCCGCGGGCGGCGGGGCTCGGCCGTGCAGCGGCGCTGGGGCCGCTGCTGGCGGCTCACGTGGTGGCGGCGATCGAGCCCATCAGCGTGGGCATCGCCCTCGGGGCCGCGTCCGCCCTCACCGGCTACCTGTCCTACACGGACCTGTACTGCCGCTTCGCCGAGTGCTGCCGCGAGGAGCAGCGGCTCAACGCGTCCG CCCTCAAGCTGGAATTAGAGGAGAAGCTGTTTGGGCAGCATCTGGCCACAGAGGTGATTCTCAAGGCGCTGACCGGCTTCAAGAACAATAAAAACCCCAAGAAACCGCTGACTCTGTCCTTACACGGCTGGGCTGGCACGGGCAAGAATTTTGTCAGCCAAATCGTGGCTGAAAACCTTCACTCAAAAGGCCTGAAGAGTAACTTTGTCCACCTGTTTGTCTCGACTCTGCACTTCCCTCACGAGCAGCACATAAAACTGTACCAG GACCAGTTACAGGGATGGATCCGGGGTAACGTGAGTGCGTGTGCCAGCTCCGTGTTCATATTTGACGAGATGGACAAATTGCACCCCGGGGTCATCGACGCGATCAAGCCGTTTCTCGACTACTACGAGCAGGTTGATGGCGTGTCTTACCGGAAGGCCATTTTCATGTTTCTCAG CAATGCCGGTGGGGACCTCATAACTAAGACCGCCCTTGACTTCTGGCgggcaggaagaaagagggaggacaTCCAGCTGAAGGACCTGGAACCCGTGCTGTCCGTCGGAGTCTTCAACAATAAACACA GTGGCCTGTGGCGCAGCGGGCTGATAGACAGAAACCTCATCGACTACTTtatccccttcctccccctggaGTACAAACACGTGAAGATGTGTGTCCGAGCCGAGATGAGGGCCCGCGGGTCCGCCGTAGATGAGGACATTGTCACCAGGGTGGCAGAGGAAATGACGTTTTTCCCCAAAGGCGAGAAAATCTACTCAGACAAGGGCTGTAAGACTGTGCAGTCACGGTTGGATTTTCACTGA
- the PTGES gene encoding prostaglandin E synthase, giving the protein MSRQASLSHTHTHTPPPRRQALPDAPMLQMRRQTRTRLRICQGRGVWGRRLNRGHSSALRLPQHLAAESGRVLCADRPPGGLSPPPPAHRDTATRACCGRLPQSSRLPMEMPAPVLALVRGQALPAFLLCSTLLVIKMYVVAIITGQVRLRKKAFANPEDALRHGGLQYCRSDQDVDRCLRAHRNDMETIYPFLFLGLVYSFLGPDPFIARMHFLVFFLGRVVHTVAYLGKLRAPTRSLAYTLAQLPCASMAFQIVWEAACHL; this is encoded by the exons ATGTCCCGCCAGGCGtctttgtcacacacacacacacacacaccccctcccagAAGGCAGGCCCTGCCGGACgcccccatgttacagatgaggagacagactAGAACGCGTTTAAGGATTTGCcaggggaggggtgtctggggCCGGAGGCTGAACAGGGGACACAGCTCAGCCCTGCGCCTCCCCCAGCATCTGGCCGCTGAGAGTGGGCGTGTGCTGTGTGCAGACAGGCCTCCTGGCGGGCTCTCCCCGCCTCCTCCAGCTCATAGAGACACAGCCACACGCGCCTGCTGCGGCCGCCTGCCCCAGAGCTCCCGCCTGCCCATGGAGATGCCTGCCCCTGTCCTGGCGTTGGTAAGAGGCCAGGCGCTGCCGGCCTTCCTGCTCTGCAGCACGCTGCTGGTCATCAAGATGTACGTGGTGGCCATCATCACGGGCCAAGTGAGGCTTCGGAAGAAG GCTTTTGCCAACCCCGAGGATGCCCTGAGACACGGAGGCCTCCAGTACTGCCGGAGTGACCAGGACGTAGATCGCTGCCTCAG AGCCCACCGGAATGACATGGAGACCATCTACCCCTTCCTGTTCCTGGGCCTCGTTTACTCCTTCCTGGGGCCTGACCCCTTCATCGCCCGGATGCACTTTCTCGTCTTCTTCCTGGGCCGCGTGGTGCACACCGTGGCCTATCTGGGCAAGCTTCGGGCACCCACCCGCTCCCTGGCCTACACCCTGGCCCAGCTCCCCTGTGCCTCCATGGCCTTCCAGATCGTCTGGGAAGCTGCCTGCCACCTGTGA